A region from the Chitinophaga sp. Cy-1792 genome encodes:
- a CDS encoding SRPBCC family protein, whose protein sequence is MTAVYILLGIVALLLLVPLFTTKDYVIRKEVIINKPVAEVYGFLMYLKNHRQFNAWLLKDPGLQTTISGTDGQVGCVLAYTGNKDVGSGELELKGLEDNKRVAVELHFLKPFKSTAETPFDLTAEDASHTRVSWTMKGHFNYPMNLALLFINMDNFLGKDVQHSLDKLKVILESR, encoded by the coding sequence ATGACTGCGGTATACATTTTATTGGGCATAGTGGCGCTATTGCTGCTGGTGCCGCTATTTACCACCAAAGATTATGTGATCCGGAAAGAGGTTATCATCAATAAGCCGGTGGCGGAAGTATATGGCTTTTTAATGTATTTGAAGAACCACCGGCAGTTTAACGCATGGCTGCTGAAGGACCCGGGTCTGCAAACAACCATTAGCGGCACAGATGGGCAGGTAGGTTGTGTACTTGCCTATACCGGTAACAAAGATGTTGGTTCCGGGGAACTGGAGTTAAAGGGCCTGGAAGACAATAAACGTGTGGCAGTGGAGCTGCACTTTCTGAAGCCATTTAAAAGCACAGCGGAAACACCATTTGACCTTACTGCTGAAGACGCCTCACATACGAGGGTCAGCTGGACCATGAAAGGACATTTTAACTACCCTATGAACCTCGCACTGCTGTTTATCAACATGGATAATTTCCTGGGTAAGGATGTTCAGCATAGTCTGGATAAACTGAAAGTGATATTAGAATCGAGATAG
- a CDS encoding helix-turn-helix transcriptional regulator, with amino-acid sequence MQVQTFQPSPVLMNVVQRYTIVETAGMADTLVVPHFGFVLAIQYCGQVSVSGSMSGKAEEKLMIPGMVLSGIRNSSRKFCYDAGTGTILVQFREAGAYAIFRQSLPDFFEHFEPVAHLFAGADIRRWYEQIGNATSHQERIGIIEQWLTARLLHNDADKLVTEAVRQIHLNAGIISVGGLAQAYDLSIDTFEKRFRKVVGATPKQFANIARMKSLIADKGNNRSLTELAHKYEYYDQSHFIRQFRGFTGQSPREFFKTPYSW; translated from the coding sequence ATGCAAGTTCAGACTTTTCAGCCTTCCCCTGTATTGATGAATGTGGTTCAGCGGTATACCATCGTTGAGACAGCGGGCATGGCAGATACGTTGGTCGTGCCGCATTTTGGATTTGTACTGGCAATACAATACTGTGGCCAGGTAAGCGTGAGCGGCAGCATGTCAGGCAAAGCAGAAGAGAAGCTGATGATACCCGGTATGGTATTGTCAGGTATCAGGAATTCCTCGCGGAAGTTCTGTTACGATGCCGGTACAGGTACTATACTGGTACAGTTCCGGGAGGCAGGCGCTTACGCCATTTTCAGGCAGTCGCTGCCGGATTTTTTTGAACACTTTGAGCCGGTAGCGCATTTGTTTGCAGGTGCAGATATTCGCAGATGGTATGAGCAGATAGGCAATGCCACCAGCCACCAGGAACGGATAGGCATAATAGAACAGTGGTTAACCGCCAGGCTGCTGCATAATGATGCAGACAAACTGGTTACGGAGGCTGTAAGGCAGATACATCTTAACGCGGGTATTATATCCGTAGGCGGACTGGCACAAGCCTACGATTTAAGCATCGATACATTTGAAAAGCGGTTCAGAAAGGTAGTGGGTGCTACCCCCAAGCAATTTGCAAATATTGCGCGTATGAAGTCGCTGATAGCAGACAAGGGCAATAACAGGTCGCTGACGGAACTCGCCCATAAATATGAATATTATGACCAATCGCACTTTATAAGACAATTTCGGGGATTTACCGGGCAGTCGCCAAGAGAATTTTTTAAAACACCATATAGTTGGTAA
- a CDS encoding glycosyl hydrolase family 18 protein, whose translation MPGTFSIFTRLFSLGAVALLMVSGCSKNLREEKPQSLTVNKSMTGGTLTLTGAGLDSLIAYKNSPHQLMMGYYRTWGDYVTDPVNYKTRMTDLPDSLDIVSVFTDYTPATNPYWDTLKLVYVPYLHARGTKVVYTGGYFAGASTNPTGLASWVSGIMTMINTYNYDGYDIDIESTATGTTLQDQIACFQALSQYLGPLSGTGKLLIYDTNQNGNALMSGIKNMVSYVFLQAYWRNVTSLQGTFNTYSSYITPSRFLVGVSYEDGTGYQAGQMPAYAAWQPTQGTKGGVFAYGIDMEGPNSGRNYVTTNAAIQAMNPASVYFYQSASYAGTMSLPLAKGTYTTAQLATAGVPDNWASSVKIPVGWTVIMYDNDNFAGTSWTLTASNSALSSLSPKANGKMSSVKIQ comes from the coding sequence ATGCCAGGAACATTCTCCATTTTTACCCGCCTTTTTTCATTGGGAGCTGTCGCATTGCTGATGGTCTCCGGTTGTTCTAAAAACCTCCGCGAGGAAAAACCGCAGTCATTGACTGTTAATAAATCGATGACAGGAGGGACACTTACCTTAACAGGAGCTGGATTGGATAGTCTGATTGCCTATAAGAACAGTCCGCATCAGTTGATGATGGGTTATTACAGAACCTGGGGCGATTATGTCACCGATCCGGTTAATTATAAAACCCGCATGACTGATCTGCCAGACAGTCTGGATATCGTGAGCGTATTTACCGATTATACACCGGCTACCAATCCTTATTGGGATACGCTCAAGCTGGTATATGTTCCTTACCTGCATGCACGGGGCACTAAAGTAGTGTACACCGGCGGTTATTTTGCAGGTGCGTCTACCAATCCGACGGGACTGGCCAGTTGGGTAAGTGGTATCATGACAATGATCAATACTTACAACTACGACGGATATGATATAGACATTGAAAGCACGGCTACCGGTACCACCTTGCAGGATCAGATAGCCTGTTTTCAGGCTTTGTCGCAGTACCTGGGGCCTTTATCCGGCACAGGAAAGCTGTTGATTTATGATACCAATCAGAATGGTAATGCGTTGATGTCAGGCATCAAAAATATGGTGAGTTATGTGTTTTTGCAGGCCTACTGGCGGAATGTAACCAGCTTGCAGGGTACCTTTAATACTTACAGTTCCTATATTACTCCTTCCAGGTTCCTGGTAGGCGTATCTTATGAAGACGGCACCGGTTACCAGGCAGGCCAGATGCCCGCTTATGCGGCATGGCAGCCAACGCAGGGTACTAAGGGCGGCGTATTCGCTTATGGTATAGATATGGAAGGTCCTAATTCGGGTCGTAATTATGTAACTACTAACGCCGCTATACAGGCGATGAACCCTGCTTCGGTGTATTTTTATCAGAGTGCATCGTATGCTGGTACGATGTCGCTGCCGCTGGCAAAAGGTACCTATACTACTGCGCAACTGGCTACCGCTGGTGTACCTGATAATTGGGCTTCCTCTGTAAAAATCCCTGTTGGCTGGACAGTTATCATGTATGATAACGATAATTTCGCAGGCACTTCCTGGACACTCACTGCCAGCAATAGTGCATTGTCTTCTTTGTCGCCAAAAGCAAATGGTAAAATGTCATCTGTGAAAATCCAATAA
- a CDS encoding RagB/SusD family nutrient uptake outer membrane protein has product MNQHISWYKRISLIAAGALLLLSVSCTKNFEDYNRDPSKATDSLLQYDYIGKAIFITQMEKSVFPNATTGDASVYQVGQNLCADVFSGFLAFPTPFGGSRNNATYALNDGWTRAYFNNELNNVLSGWLEIKRRDSISNPEIFAVAQIIKVLSMQRVTDLYGPMPYSAYGGGGFSVAYDSQETIYRSFFTDLDKAIASLDKYTKANPGAKPIEKYDLVYSGDFIKWMRLANSIKLRAAMRLSYVLPDLARQKAEEAVADAHGLLTDNNDNALLQTQGGITIVNPLYVISETYGADTRMSANMESFLTGFHDPRIAAYFNTSTEFPGVYKGIRAGIDIVAKDDRKNFSGLHVTVSTPIQWMTAAEVYFLRAEGALRNWNMNGTAKALYEQGIQVSFAKENVPGVATYLADNTSTAAPYTDPVDSKNNVAPGAPELSTITIRWEDGDSFEKNLERIITQKWIAIYPEGGEGWSELRRTGYPKTFPIVVNYSNGVISTQTRVRRLPFPLPEYNTNALEVQKAVGLLGGPDNGSTRLWWDKKP; this is encoded by the coding sequence ATGAATCAACATATATCGTGGTATAAACGAATAAGCCTGATCGCGGCGGGTGCTTTATTGCTGCTGTCAGTATCCTGCACCAAAAATTTTGAGGACTATAACAGGGACCCGTCCAAGGCGACAGATTCGCTGTTGCAATACGATTACATCGGGAAAGCGATTTTCATTACCCAAATGGAGAAAAGTGTTTTCCCCAATGCCACTACAGGCGATGCTTCTGTTTACCAGGTAGGACAAAATTTATGTGCCGACGTTTTCAGTGGTTTCCTGGCATTTCCGACCCCTTTTGGTGGTAGCCGGAATAATGCTACCTACGCGTTGAATGATGGCTGGACACGCGCCTATTTCAACAATGAACTGAATAATGTGCTGAGTGGATGGCTGGAGATAAAAAGAAGAGACAGCATTTCCAATCCTGAAATTTTTGCCGTAGCGCAAATCATCAAGGTGCTGTCTATGCAGCGGGTGACTGACCTGTACGGTCCTATGCCTTATTCTGCTTATGGCGGCGGAGGATTTAGTGTGGCATATGATAGCCAGGAAACCATCTACCGTTCTTTCTTTACTGACCTTGATAAAGCGATCGCGAGCCTGGATAAATATACCAAAGCAAATCCGGGTGCAAAGCCTATTGAGAAATACGACCTGGTTTATAGCGGTGATTTCATCAAATGGATGCGGCTGGCCAATTCCATCAAGCTGAGAGCTGCGATGCGCCTGTCGTATGTATTGCCGGACCTTGCCAGACAAAAAGCAGAAGAGGCCGTAGCAGATGCACATGGCCTGCTGACAGATAATAACGATAATGCCCTGTTGCAAACGCAGGGAGGTATTACTATTGTGAACCCACTATATGTTATCTCTGAAACATATGGGGCAGATACACGTATGTCTGCCAACATGGAATCGTTCCTGACCGGGTTCCATGACCCGAGGATTGCAGCGTATTTCAATACTTCGACAGAGTTCCCGGGTGTATATAAAGGCATCAGGGCAGGAATTGATATTGTTGCTAAAGATGACCGGAAAAACTTTTCTGGTCTGCATGTAACAGTATCTACACCTATCCAGTGGATGACAGCTGCGGAAGTTTATTTCCTGCGTGCGGAAGGTGCTTTGAGAAACTGGAATATGAATGGTACCGCTAAAGCATTGTATGAGCAGGGGATACAGGTATCTTTTGCCAAAGAAAACGTTCCTGGTGTAGCTACCTATCTGGCAGATAACACCAGTACTGCAGCTCCTTATACAGACCCTGTAGATAGTAAGAATAATGTTGCTCCCGGCGCTCCTGAGCTAAGTACCATTACGATCAGGTGGGAAGATGGAGATAGTTTTGAGAAAAACCTGGAGCGTATTATAACCCAGAAATGGATTGCTATTTATCCGGAAGGTGGAGAAGGCTGGTCTGAATTAAGACGTACGGGGTATCCTAAAACATTCCCGATAGTAGTGAATTACAGTAACGGTGTGATTAGTACGCAGACCAGGGTAAGACGCCTGCCTTTCCCATTACCTGAGTATAACACCAATGCCCTTGAAGTGCAAAAGGCGGTAGGCCTGTTAGGCGGTCCGGATAATGGAAGTACCCGGTTATGGTGGGATAAGAAACCATAG
- a CDS encoding SusC/RagA family TonB-linked outer membrane protein, whose amino-acid sequence MKITMVAIVAMVVQVHAAGYGQVVSLSQKNAKLLTTLKQIEKQTDYFFWYENELLRQSKPVNIQIANKPLKEALDDCFKDQSISYEIVDRTILLRPKPIPASPGQHTELSEADRNLRGTVKDAAGNPVPGATVLIKNTGKGVVTNANGEFSINASPGDVLIISSIGYQRRELTVGNNTEVSIQLKMEEGIIDAVVVTALGIKRNERSLTYNLQTIGGKEVNDVRNASFVNSLTGKVAGVTINSTPGIGGSTRVIMRGLKSISGNNGALYVVDGIPLQQLSSAGQAADNFGGTDYGDGISNLNPDDIESISVLSGASAAALYGGQAANGVVLINTKKGVEGKLRVNFSSGASIYNPLVKVEEQNKYGSTTSSTGNKSFESWGPALSTPSGYDPNSFFKTGTEFSNALSVSTGTQKNQTYFSLSSLNSKGIIPNNKLNRYNISVRNSTALIQDRLTLDISAMYLTQELRNPPHSGQYINPLVPVYLFPRSDNFDNYKNYERYDISHNYNIQYWPYGDLSLAAQNPYWTVYRMLHTVDRQRLLASVALKYNITSWLNIAGRVKVDNATDNDITENYASTLQLFTGSPNGSYNHGSTTSKQTYADLLLSLNKKMGNFSLNAVLGTSITDNQVNGASIGGALASSGVPNFFSVSNIDQLHIGGGESRSRNQTQAVFLTTQLGYKNYLFLDLTGRNDWISQLAFAEKSHTFYPSVGLSGIISDMVKLPDFISYAKARASMSYVGNPPSPYLTYALYPVTAGVVTPIAAKPFSALKPEKTASFDAGVDLKFMNNKLNFSFTYYNTNTTNQIFSASPPPGSGYSTYYVNAGKINNKGIETMVGYVGNFGALSWNPTLTFTLNRNEIKEVMKNYQNPFTGKTESQDSLSIGGGFIAAGGTLSDIYQRAFVRDAKGNIVTGTDGTLQTTTKAVKVGRSSPDFNIGFNNSFTLHNFYLNILVDGRFGGQVVSATQALMDGYGVSKQSAAARDAGGVNVNGQMIDAQKYYKDILGAARADILGEYVYSATNIRVRELSLGYNFSGKYFNDKIQGLSLGVTARNLLMLYNKAPFDPEVSMATGTYFQGYDYFMQPSLRQLGLQLKVSF is encoded by the coding sequence ATGAAAATTACGATGGTCGCTATTGTAGCAATGGTTGTCCAGGTACATGCAGCGGGCTATGGACAGGTAGTGAGCTTATCTCAAAAGAATGCAAAGCTCCTGACAACATTGAAACAGATCGAGAAGCAGACTGACTATTTTTTCTGGTATGAAAATGAGTTACTCCGTCAGTCCAAACCAGTGAATATCCAGATTGCCAATAAACCGCTCAAAGAGGCCCTGGACGATTGCTTCAAAGATCAATCCATTTCCTATGAAATCGTTGATCGTACTATTTTGTTAAGACCTAAACCTATCCCAGCCAGCCCGGGCCAGCACACTGAGCTATCCGAAGCAGACCGTAACCTTCGGGGTACTGTAAAGGATGCCGCCGGCAATCCTGTTCCAGGTGCCACCGTGCTGATTAAGAACACCGGAAAGGGTGTGGTGACCAATGCAAACGGTGAGTTTAGCATCAACGCTTCCCCCGGCGATGTACTGATTATTTCCTCTATCGGTTACCAGCGCAGGGAATTAACCGTTGGCAATAATACGGAGGTCTCCATCCAGTTGAAAATGGAGGAAGGGATCATAGATGCCGTGGTGGTTACGGCATTAGGTATCAAAAGAAATGAGCGGTCATTGACCTATAATCTGCAGACCATAGGTGGAAAAGAAGTCAATGATGTACGTAATGCGAGCTTTGTAAACAGTCTGACAGGCAAGGTGGCCGGTGTGACCATCAACAGTACCCCTGGTATTGGTGGCTCCACCCGTGTGATCATGCGTGGTCTGAAATCTATAAGTGGTAATAACGGCGCTTTATACGTGGTAGATGGGATCCCGTTACAGCAACTCTCCTCCGCCGGACAGGCAGCAGATAATTTCGGTGGCACCGATTATGGTGATGGTATTTCCAACCTCAACCCGGATGATATAGAAAGTATCTCGGTGTTAAGTGGTGCCTCCGCTGCTGCATTGTATGGTGGCCAGGCTGCTAATGGTGTCGTACTGATCAACACAAAGAAAGGAGTAGAAGGTAAGCTGCGGGTGAATTTTTCGTCGGGTGCTTCTATTTACAATCCACTTGTTAAAGTAGAAGAACAAAACAAATATGGTTCTACTACTTCTTCTACTGGTAATAAATCCTTTGAAAGCTGGGGGCCGGCATTGTCAACGCCTTCCGGTTATGATCCGAACAGCTTCTTCAAAACAGGTACGGAATTCTCCAATGCGCTCAGTGTTTCTACTGGTACGCAGAAAAACCAGACGTATTTCTCCCTGTCTTCCCTGAATTCAAAGGGCATTATTCCAAACAACAAACTTAACAGGTACAATATCTCTGTACGTAATTCTACCGCACTTATTCAGGATAGGCTGACACTGGATATCAGCGCGATGTACCTGACGCAGGAATTGCGTAATCCGCCACATAGCGGCCAGTACATAAATCCACTGGTACCGGTGTACCTGTTTCCACGTTCAGATAATTTCGACAATTACAAAAATTACGAACGCTATGATATCTCTCATAACTATAATATCCAATACTGGCCTTACGGAGATTTAAGCCTGGCCGCACAGAATCCCTACTGGACCGTTTACCGTATGCTGCATACGGTAGACAGACAGCGATTGCTGGCTAGTGTTGCGCTTAAATACAATATCACCAGCTGGCTGAATATTGCCGGAAGGGTGAAGGTAGATAACGCCACCGACAATGATATTACAGAGAACTATGCTTCTACACTACAGTTGTTCACCGGTAGTCCCAATGGTAGCTATAATCACGGTTCCACTACCAGTAAGCAAACCTATGCAGACCTGTTACTGTCTTTGAATAAGAAGATGGGCAATTTCTCCCTGAATGCAGTGCTGGGAACCAGCATTACTGATAACCAGGTGAATGGTGCCAGCATTGGTGGTGCATTGGCATCATCCGGCGTCCCTAACTTCTTCTCTGTTTCAAATATTGATCAGCTGCATATTGGCGGTGGTGAGTCCAGAAGCCGTAATCAGACGCAGGCTGTATTTCTGACTACCCAGTTAGGATATAAAAATTACCTGTTCCTGGACCTGACAGGCCGTAACGACTGGATTTCCCAGCTGGCTTTTGCAGAGAAATCACATACCTTTTATCCGTCAGTAGGATTGTCTGGTATTATCAGCGATATGGTAAAATTGCCCGATTTCATTTCCTATGCCAAGGCCCGTGCGTCGATGAGCTATGTCGGAAATCCTCCAAGCCCTTACCTGACCTATGCCCTGTACCCGGTAACTGCGGGTGTGGTAACGCCTATCGCAGCAAAACCTTTTTCTGCCCTGAAGCCGGAAAAAACGGCCTCTTTTGATGCGGGAGTAGACCTGAAGTTTATGAATAATAAACTGAATTTCTCCTTCACCTACTATAATACCAATACCACCAACCAGATATTTTCTGCCAGCCCGCCTCCAGGCTCCGGCTATAGCACCTATTATGTAAATGCCGGTAAAATCAATAATAAAGGTATTGAAACGATGGTAGGGTATGTAGGCAACTTCGGTGCATTATCGTGGAACCCTACACTGACCTTTACCCTCAACCGCAACGAGATTAAAGAGGTAATGAAAAATTACCAGAATCCATTTACCGGTAAAACAGAATCCCAGGATTCATTGTCTATCGGCGGCGGATTTATTGCAGCAGGCGGAACCCTCAGTGATATTTATCAGCGTGCATTCGTAAGAGACGCCAAAGGCAACATCGTGACCGGCACCGACGGTACATTGCAAACAACGACGAAGGCAGTGAAAGTAGGCCGGTCCAGCCCTGACTTTAACATCGGTTTCAACAACAGCTTTACCCTGCATAATTTCTACCTGAATATATTGGTGGACGGACGTTTCGGCGGACAGGTAGTTTCTGCTACACAGGCGTTGATGGATGGATATGGCGTATCTAAACAATCAGCTGCAGCAAGAGATGCAGGTGGCGTGAATGTAAATGGTCAGATGATTGATGCGCAGAAATATTATAAAGATATCCTGGGAGCCGCGAGAGCTGACATTCTGGGAGAATACGTATACAGCGCTACCAATATCCGCGTACGTGAACTTTCACTCGGATATAATTTCTCCGGAAAATATTTTAATGATAAAATACAGGGGCTCAGCCTGGGTGTAACCGCAAGAAATCTCCTGATGCTATATAACAAAGCACCTTTTGATCCGGAAGTATCTATGGCTACCGGCACCTATTTCCAGGGGTACGATTATTTCATGCAGCCCAGTCTGCGTCAGCTCGGACTTCAACTGAAGGTTTCTTTCTAA
- a CDS encoding FecR family protein, with protein sequence MPDQSNKAHRFSYLLQGWVAQRLTPDEVDEFLHGLQEEELRELLGKAMTKDLEQQTYTGLETGEERAKMLEALQQTLHTASAGLTVTHTRKWKILRSGMVAAAAVLIGILVFRYWPEGTHHDKENAAIADIDAPKISHAILTLPDGTKIKLDDVKSTAQVQKYGIRLSRIGDGEVAYTQDGGSAGVLQARVDNPRGSKMMKLKLADGTWVWLNAESSISYPLAFNGDTRKVDITGEVYFEVAKLHGKKFIVTAPQATTEVLGTHFDIRAYEDDGATRVTLLEGAVKVAENNSPDVRKLSPNQQAVVNAGIVINNDVNIEEVMAWKEELLSFNEADIKTIMQEVGRLYNMKVVFQGKVPERKFSGRFSRKTSLSVILSVLQKSGINFKVGNGTITVMP encoded by the coding sequence ATGCCTGATCAATCAAATAAAGCGCATCGTTTTAGCTACCTGCTGCAAGGCTGGGTTGCTCAGCGTCTGACACCAGACGAGGTGGATGAGTTTCTGCATGGATTGCAGGAAGAGGAACTTCGGGAGTTACTGGGAAAAGCCATGACGAAAGACCTGGAACAGCAAACCTATACGGGGCTGGAAACGGGCGAAGAGCGGGCAAAAATGCTGGAGGCATTACAACAAACCCTGCATACTGCATCTGCCGGATTAACGGTTACGCATACACGTAAATGGAAAATATTACGTAGTGGTATGGTGGCCGCTGCCGCTGTACTGATCGGTATACTGGTATTCCGTTACTGGCCGGAAGGTACCCATCATGATAAGGAAAATGCTGCTATCGCAGATATAGACGCGCCTAAAATCAGTCATGCGATTCTTACTTTACCCGATGGCACTAAGATAAAACTGGATGATGTCAAAAGTACGGCTCAGGTACAAAAATATGGTATCCGGTTGTCACGCATAGGCGATGGGGAAGTAGCCTATACACAGGATGGCGGCAGTGCTGGCGTATTACAGGCCCGTGTCGACAATCCCCGCGGAAGCAAAATGATGAAACTGAAACTGGCAGATGGTACCTGGGTATGGTTAAATGCCGAATCTTCCATTTCCTATCCGCTGGCATTTAATGGAGATACAAGAAAAGTAGATATCACCGGGGAAGTATATTTTGAAGTGGCGAAATTACATGGTAAAAAATTTATTGTGACGGCGCCGCAGGCAACCACAGAAGTATTGGGAACCCATTTTGATATACGTGCCTATGAGGATGATGGCGCCACAAGAGTAACCTTGCTGGAAGGCGCAGTGAAAGTAGCAGAGAACAATTCTCCCGATGTACGCAAGCTGTCGCCCAATCAGCAGGCGGTCGTAAATGCCGGGATAGTCATCAACAACGATGTAAATATAGAAGAGGTAATGGCCTGGAAAGAGGAACTACTGAGTTTTAACGAAGCAGATATTAAAACGATCATGCAGGAGGTAGGCCGCCTGTATAATATGAAGGTGGTGTTTCAGGGGAAAGTGCCGGAGCGTAAGTTTTCAGGGCGGTTCAGCAGGAAAACCAGCTTGTCCGTTATCTTAAGCGTTTTACAGAAAAGTGGTATCAACTTTAAAGTCGGTAATGGCACAATAACCGTGATGCCATAG
- a CDS encoding RNA polymerase sigma factor produces the protein MDLQSRNHLLSLFAQIADGDAAAFTTLFNTYHSRIFSTALQYCKVREQANDITQLVFSIIWEKRASLPPVEDAEAWMWTITKNQTLKLLKRESYHKSYVSYARALFEEESDTPLHQLILRQKGEVIEGLIKALPARQEEVYRLSRYEGASYAEIAEKLGIGVETVKEHMAKALKKMKAQLLLYREEIISLLATVWLINRK, from the coding sequence ATGGATTTGCAGTCCCGGAATCACTTGTTATCTCTCTTTGCCCAAATTGCTGATGGCGATGCCGCCGCCTTTACGACTTTGTTCAACACCTACCACAGCCGCATTTTTTCCACCGCATTGCAGTATTGTAAGGTCAGAGAGCAGGCGAATGATATTACTCAGCTGGTATTTTCCATTATATGGGAAAAACGGGCATCCTTGCCGCCGGTAGAAGATGCAGAAGCCTGGATGTGGACCATCACCAAGAACCAGACTTTAAAGCTGCTGAAACGCGAAAGCTATCATAAATCCTATGTCAGCTATGCCAGAGCACTTTTTGAAGAGGAGAGCGATACCCCTCTGCATCAGCTGATTCTCCGGCAGAAGGGAGAAGTGATAGAAGGATTAATAAAGGCTTTGCCGGCCAGGCAGGAAGAAGTATACCGGCTATCTCGGTACGAGGGCGCCAGCTATGCCGAAATTGCGGAGAAACTGGGCATTGGTGTGGAAACGGTAAAGGAGCATATGGCAAAAGCATTAAAAAAGATGAAGGCGCAACTGTTGCTATACAGGGAGGAAATTATCTCACTGCTGGCGACTGTGTGGCTTATTAACAGAAAATAA
- a CDS encoding DUF1345 domain-containing protein yields the protein MKKKAAIKLLLSMHPVERVTVSLGVTLLVFALFYFCHIPVNPLVFSVLLWDVFALSFIAMAWIIFFSRNVDEIRTWGRIDDGNRVFVMAVVIIASVASLVIVLLMLLSNNLGPSKGVYVPVAIVGMLASWAMVHTTFTLHYADIYYDDDVTDPTRHAGGLIFPEENNPDYIDFAYFSFVIGMTFQVSDVEISRKLLRRVVLFHGLISFVLNTFVLALTINLIAGLR from the coding sequence ATGAAAAAGAAAGCTGCTATCAAATTGTTGCTAAGCATGCACCCGGTAGAGCGGGTTACAGTAAGTTTAGGGGTGACCTTATTGGTGTTTGCCTTATTTTATTTCTGTCACATACCTGTTAATCCATTGGTGTTTTCTGTGTTATTATGGGATGTATTTGCGCTTTCGTTTATAGCGATGGCGTGGATTATATTTTTTAGCAGGAATGTTGATGAAATAAGGACCTGGGGAAGAATAGATGACGGTAACAGGGTATTTGTGATGGCGGTAGTTATAATAGCCTCGGTTGCCAGTCTGGTTATTGTTTTATTAATGCTGTTATCTAACAATTTAGGACCATCAAAAGGAGTATATGTACCTGTTGCCATCGTTGGAATGCTGGCTTCCTGGGCGATGGTGCATACCACGTTTACCCTTCATTATGCAGATATATATTACGACGATGATGTTACTGATCCAACCAGGCATGCAGGTGGATTAATATTTCCGGAAGAAAACAATCCTGATTATATCGACTTTGCCTATTTTTCATTTGTGATAGGGATGACATTCCAGGTGTCTGATGTGGAGATCAGCAGGAAGTTATTGAGAAGAGTAGTATTGTTTCATGGACTTATTTCCTTCGTTCTGAATACTTTTGTATTAGCACTCACTATCAACTTGATTGCAGGGTTGAGGTAA